The Bubalus bubalis isolate 160015118507 breed Murrah chromosome 16, NDDB_SH_1, whole genome shotgun sequence genome window below encodes:
- the LOC102416015 gene encoding olfactory receptor 8H3-like, which produces MGRRNITQVSDFILTGLTDSEEIRLVLFTLFLLIYLITVLGNVGMILLIYLDSRLHTPMYFFLSHLSFLDLSYSSVITPKTLENLLNSSKNISYPNCFIQMSCFIFLGATECFLLSSMAYDRYVAICNPLHYPIVMYTRRCWSLVFGCYLIGFMDSFVNGLCMSRLHFCKSNIIFHFFCDLSPILALSCTDTHDIEIIISTFAGSSLVLSLLTIAVSYVSIMSTILKITSTSSKQKVFSTCASHLLGVTIFYGTMIFTYLKPSKSYSLGKDQIASVFYTIVIPMLNPLIYSLRNKEVKNAFSRVMQKMK; this is translated from the coding sequence ATGGGCAGAAGGAATATCACACAGGTGTCTGACTTCATCCTCACGGGACTGACAGACTCTGAAGAGATCCGGCTGGTCCTCTTCACCCTCTTTCTCCTGATATACCTGATCACTGTGCTGGGGAATGTGGGGATGATCCTGCTAATCTACCTGGATTCCCGGCTTCACACacctatgtattttttcctcagtcacttgTCATTTCTTGACCTCAGTTACTCAAGTGTCATCACCCCTAAAACCTTAGAAAATTTACTGAATTCCAGCAAGAACATTTCGTACCCGAACTGCTTCATCCAGATGAGTTGCTTTATATTCTTGGGTGCCACTGaatgtttccttctctcctccatggCCTATGATCGCTATGTAGCTATCTGCAACCCTCTGCATTACCCGATTGTCATGTACACCAGACGCTGCTGGTCCCTAGTCTTCGGATGTTATTTGATTGGCtttatggactcttttgttaatgGACTTTGTATGAGCAGATTGCATTTCTGCAAATCCAATATaatctttcactttttctgtgatctaTCCCCAATTTTAGCCTTGTCCTGCACTGACACACATGACATAGAAATCATCATATCCACTTTTGCTGGCTCTAGCCTAGTGCTGTCTCTTCTTACAATAGCAGTGTCCTATGTCTCCATCATGTCTACTATCCTCAAAATTACTTCCACTTCTAGTAAGCAAAAAGTTTTCTCTACCTGTGCATCACATCTTCTGGGGGTCACCATCTTTTACGGCACTATGATTTTTACTTACTTAAAACCAAGTAAATCCTACTCCTTGGGAAAGGATCAGATAGCTTCTGTTTTTTACACTATTGTCATCCCCATGCTGAATCCACTCATATACAGTCTTCGAAACAAGGAAGTAAAAAATGCTTTCAGTAGAGTCATgcagaagatgaaatga
- the LOC102416671 gene encoding olfactory receptor 1086-like: MKNVTEVTSFLLKGFTDNLELQIILFFLFLAVYLFTLIGNLGLVVLVIGDCQLHSPMYYFLSVLSSVDACYSSVITPKMLADFISKNKAISFLECATQMFLAVTFGTTECFLLAAMAYDRYVAIYHPLLYSVSMAPRVYMPLIIASYVGGILHASVHTVATFRLSFCGSNEIRHVFCDIPPLLAISSSDTHTNQLLLFYFAGSIEIVTVLIVLISYGFILLTVLRMPSAVGRRKVFSTCGSHLTGVSIFHGTLLFMYVRPSSIYASDHDMIVSIFYTIVIPMLNPIVYSLRNKDVKEAMKKVFGKNWLIINVELKSIQYFGDVLFLQKITI, encoded by the coding sequence ATGAAGAATGTCACCGAAGTAACATCCTTTTTACTGAAAGGCTTCACAGACAATCTTGAACTGCAAATCATCTTATTCTTCTTGTTTCTAGCAGTTTACCTCTTCACACTGATTGGAAACTTAGGGCTGGTTGTGTTGGTCATTGGGGATTGCCAGCTCCACAGCCCCATGTACTATTTTCTGAGTGTGCTTTCATCTGTGGATGCCTGCTATTCCTCAGTAATTACTCCCAAAATGTTAGCAGATTTTATATCAAAGAACAAAGCCATTTCCTTCCTTGAATGTGCAACACAGATGTTTCTTGCTGTTACTTTTGGGACCACAGAATGCTTTCTTCTGGCTGCAATGGCATATgatcgctatgtggccatctaCCACCCCCTCCTGTATTCAGTCAGCATGGCACCCAGAGTCTACATGCCACTCATCATTGCTTCCTATGTTGGTGGCATCTTGCATGCCTCTGTACACACAGTGGCTACTTTCAGGTTATCCTTCTGTGGATCCAATGAAATCAGGCATGTCTTCTGTGACATCCCTCCCCTCCTCGCTATTTCTTCCTCTGACACTCACACAAACCAGCTTCTACTCTTCTACTTTGCAGGCTCTATTGAGATAGTCACTGTCTTGATTGTCCTCATCTCCTATGGTTTCATTCTGCTGACCGTTCTGAGGATGCCATCTGCTGTAGGGAGAAGGAAAGTGTTTTCTACATGTGGTTCTCACTTAACTGGAGTGTCCATTTTTCATGGTACTCTTCTTTTCATGTATGTGAGACCAAGTTCCATCTATGCCTCAGATCATGATATGATTGTGTCTATATTTTATACCATTGTAATTCCCATGCTGAATCCCATCGTCTATAGTTTAAGGAACAAAGACGTAAAAGAGGCAATGAAAAAAGTGTTTGGGAAA